From one Lolium rigidum isolate FL_2022 chromosome 4, APGP_CSIRO_Lrig_0.1, whole genome shotgun sequence genomic stretch:
- the LOC124646886 gene encoding myricetin 3-O-rhamnoside 1,2-glucosyltransferase UGT709G2-like, whose translation MLTEELSSSGCKRARIEMVAHVLVFPCPVQGDINCMLYFAAGLLDAGLHVTFLHSDHNLRRLGLATATSTSPRLRFLSVPDGLPDDHPRSAGDLVEFFNSLRTNTSVAYRALLASLCPGAPSSIHNDKGFPPVTCVVADGMLPFAIDVAEELGVPALAFRTASACSFLAYLSMPKLVELGEVPFPAGAGAGADLDAPVRGVPGMEGFLRRRDLPSFCRGRGHDPLLQIFSEVTAHSCKARALIFNTAASLERSAVAHVLPRMRDVFAIGPLHAMFQAPAAGGALWREDSGCMAWLDGHADRSVVYVSLGSLAVISLEQFTEFLSGLVGAGHPFLWVLRPDMVGASHSAVLQEAIEAAGRSKARVVDWAPQRDVLRHRAVGCFLTHAGWNSTLECVTEGVPTVCWPFFADQQTNSRFIDAVWGTGLDMKDVCDRAVVQKMVRQAMESGELRRSAQALARQVRRDIAEGGSSATEFNRLITFINQLSLHATMSGSDKE comes from the coding sequence ATGTTAACGGAGGAGCTGAGTAGTAGTGGGTGCAAGCGCGCGAGGATCGAAATGGTGGCGCACGTTCTGGTGTTCCCGTGCCCGGTGCAGGGCGACATCAACTGCATGCTCTACTTCGCCGCTGGGCTCCTCGACGCCGGCCTGCATGTCACCTTCCTCCACAGCGACCACAACCTCCGCAGGCTAGGCCTTGCCACCGCCACTAGTACTTCCCCGCGGCTGCGGTTCCTCTCCGTGCCCGACGGCCTCCCCGACGACCACCCCCGCTCGGCCGGCGACCTCGTCGAGTTCTTCAACTCCCTGCGGACCAACACCAGCGTCGCCTACCGCGCTCTGCTGGCGTCCTTGTGCCCGGGCGCACCCAGCAGCATCCACAACGACAAAGGCTTCCCTCCCGTGACATGCGTCGTCGCCGACGGGATGCTGCCGTTCGCGATCGACGTCGCCGAGGAGCTCGGCGTCCCGGCGCTCGCCTTCCGCACGGCCAGCGCGTGCAGCTTCCTCGCCTACCTGTCCATGCCCAAGCTCGTGGAGCTCGGCGAGGTCCCCTTCCCCGCAGGCGCAGGCGCAGGCGCCGACCTCGACGCGCCGGTCCGCGGCGTCCCGGGGATGGAAGGCTTCCTGCGCCGGCGAGACCTCCCGAGCTtctgccgcggccgcggccacgaccCCTTGCTGCAGATATTCAGCGAGGTCACCGCGCACAGCTGCAAGGCTCGGGCGCTGATATTCAACACCGCCGCGTCGCTGGAGCGGTCGGCGGTCGCGCACGTCTTGCCGCGCATGCGCGACGTGTTCGCCATCGGGCCCCTCCACGCCATGTTCCaggcgccggcggccggcggcgccttGTGGCGCGAGGACAGCGGCTGCATGGCGTGGCTCGACGGGCACGCGGACCGGTCCGTGGTGTACGTCAGCCTGGGCAGCCTCGCTGTCATCTCGCTGGAGCAGTTCACCGAGTTCCTGTCCGGGCTCGTCGGCGCCGGCCACCCCTTCCTGTGGGTGCTCCGGCCGGACATGGTCGGGGCGAGCCACAGCGCCGTCCTGCAGGAAGCGATCGAGGCGGCGGGGAGGAGCAAGGCCCGCGTCGTGGACTGGGCGCCGCAGCGGGACGTGCTCCGGCACCGCGCCGTGGGCTGCTTCCTGACGCACGCCGGGTGGAACTCCACGCTGGAGTGCGTCACCGAGGGTGTGCCGACGGTGTGCTGGCCTTTCTTCGCCGACCAGCAGACCAACAGCCGCTTCATAGACGCCGTGTGGGGGACGGGGCTGGACATGAAGGACGTGTGCGACAGGGCGGTCGTGCAGAAAATGGTGAGGCAGGCCATGGAGTCCGGTGAGCTAAGGAGGTCGGCTCAGGCGCTGGCGCGGCAAGTCAGGCGGGACATCGCAGAGGGGGGCTCGTCTGCCACGGAGTTCAACAGGCTcatcaccttcatcaatcaactcAGCTTGCACGCCACCATGTCCGGATCGGATAAAGAGTAG
- the LOC124707501 gene encoding OVARIAN TUMOR DOMAIN-containing deubiquitinating enzyme 1-like — protein FFQAFKKLIKKIMGWKRQGRWNSIASPNSYRKEKLLALFSTYSKTENIFVFLRLVVAIQICSHGDEYGQLITGLSQHYTLKDWCFSCVTPAREFTDHIMMAALARALEVPLRLERLHGVGSDEDNIYTGPGDVSVTLLYTGNHYDIIYPRPVLVEHPAD, from the exons TTCTTTCAGGCATTTAAGAAGCTGATAAAGAAAATAATGGGATGGAAGAGACAAGGCAGGTGGAACAGCATAGCATCACCTAACAG CTACCGTAAAGAGAAACTTCTTGCGCTCTTCAGCACCTACAGTAAAACGGAAAACA TTTTTGTTTTCCTCAGATTAGTAGTAGCTATCCAGATCTGCTCGCACGGGGACGAGTATGGACAGCTTATCACTGGGCTCAGCCAACATTACACTCTGAAGGAT TGGTGCTTTTCGTGCGTCACCCCAGCTCGTGAGTTTACGGACCATATTATGATGGCGGCCTTGGCCAGAGCGCTTGAGGTACCCCTCAGACTGGAGCGGCTCCATGGAGTAGGATCTGATGAAGATAATATCTACACTGGGCCTGGAGATGTGAGTGTGACTTTGCTGTACACGGGTAATCACTACGACATAATCTACCCACGCCCTGTGCTGGTAGAACATCCTGCTGATTAG
- the LOC124646887 gene encoding uncharacterized protein LOC124646887, which produces MKSGSGTDHNQEHGQRQDSKNAATPSSDGGAEASSPSRLPAAPVGRPQERVRQQAGGGSRGAHGSSSAAVGVDQKGKGPAAIPLPEPPAPSSAGSSPSTPSLDSGWPFGAGTVSSATIDCKEVFDRLVRAQAAINEAGRGMAEEGDKKKKKPEEAEQAESSHHKKALWSKLRNYFTREVVDREKWEMYEEHVGHQTNPIAEVFDYYRVPDDMAICVNLDAYLRFRPVYGDGECFYRSFIFSYLEQVLDRQDTHEEHRLLDTIKRVSTQHTNLGWTSSGFRRSYKEMHNCLTVVACHHSFTHCWHKLKFEVYCKVNKPILTKMNLKRNLLPEEQ; this is translated from the exons atgaagtccggttcaGGAACAGACCACAACCAAGAGCACGGGCAACGCCAGGACTCCAAGAACGCCGCCACTCCCTCCTCCGATGGCGGCGCCGAggcctcctcgccgtcgcgtCTCCCTGCAGCGCCCGTCGGCCGACCCCAGGAGCGTGTCCGCCAGCAGGCCGGAGGCGGAAGCCGCGGCGCCCATGGATCGAGCTCCGCCGCGGTGGGGGTCGACCAGAAGGGCAAGGGCCCCGCCGCCATTCCCCTACCGGAACCTCCCGCTCCAAGCTCCGCGGGAAGCAGCCCGTCCACCCCCTCCCTCGACAGCGGCTGGCCATTCGGAGCCGGGACGGTAAGCTCCGCGACCATCGACTGCAAGGAAGTGTTCGACCGGCTGGTACGAGCGCAGGCGGCTATCAACGAGGCCGGTAGGGGGATGGCGGAGGagggggacaagaagaagaagaagccggaggAGGCGGAACAG GCGGAATCGTCGCACCACAAGAAGGCGCTCTGGAGCAAGCTTAGGAACTATTTCACCCGCGAG GTTGTTGATAGAGAAAAATGGGAAATGTATGAGGAACATGTGGGTCACCAG ACAAATCCTATCGCTGAAGTCTTTGATTATTATCGTGTTCCCGATGATATGGCTATTTGTGTGAATCTTGATGCCTATTTGAGATTCAGACCGGTGTATGGAGATGGGGAGTGTTTCTACAGGAGCTTCATATTTTCCTACCTT GAGCAAGTTCTTGATAGGCAGGACACACATGAGGAACACCGCCTCCTTGATACCATTAAAAGAGTGTCTACGCAACATACAAATCTTGGATGGACCTCCTCTGGGTTTCGCAGGAGCTACAAA GAGATGCACAACTGTTTAACAGTAGTGGCATGCCATCACAGTTTTACACACTGTTGGCATAAACTCAAATTCGAAGTTTACTGTAAAGTTAACAAGCCAATTCTAACAAAAATGAACCTTAAGAGAAATCTACTTCCAGAGGAACAATGA
- the LOC124707502 gene encoding OVARIAN TUMOR DOMAIN-containing deubiquitinating enzyme 1-like translates to MQFCGQIHHLVDWYLELAQKPQIIHVVDREKWEMYEEHVGRQTNPIAEVFDYYRVPEDMAICLNLDAYLRFRPVYGDGECFYRSFIFSYLEQVLDRQDTHEEHRLLDTINRVSTQHTNLGWTSSGFRRSYKAFKKLIKKVMGWKRQGRWNSIASPNSYRKEKLLAFFSTYNKTEDIFVFLRLVVAIQICSHAEEYGQLITGLSQHYTLKDWCFLYVTPAREFTDHIMMTALARALEVPLRLERLHGVGSDEDNIYTGPGDVSVTLLYTGNHYDVIYPRPVLVEHPAD, encoded by the exons ATGCAGTtttgtggacaaattcaccatttGGTTGATTGGTACCTGGAACTTGCTCAGAAGCCTCAAATTATTCAT GTTGTTGATAGAGAAAAATGGGAAATGTATGAGGAACATGTGGGTCGCCAG ACAAATCCTATCGCTGAAGTCTTTGATTATTATCGTGTTCCCGAAGATATGGCTATTTGTCTGAATCTTGATGCCTATTTGAGATTCAGACCGGTGTATGGAGATGGGGAGTGTTTCTACAGGAGCTTCATATTTTCCTACCTT GAGCAAGTTCTTGATAGGCAGGACACACATGAGGAACACCGCCTCCTTGATACCATTAATAGAGTGTCTACGCAACATACAAATCTTGGATGGACCTCCTCTGGGTTTCGCAGGAGCTACAAA GCATTTAAGAAGCTGATAAAGAAAGTAATGGGATGGAAGAGACAGGGCAGGTGGAACAGCATAGCATCACCTAACAG CTACCGTAAAGAGAAACTTCTTGCGTTCTTCAGCACCTACAATAAAACGGAAGACA TTTTTGTTTTCCTCAGATTAGTAGTAGCTATCCAGATCTGCTCGCACGCGGAAGAGTATGGACAGCTTATCACTGGGCTCAGCCAACATTACACTCTGAAAGAT TGGTGCTTTTTGTACGTCACCCCAGCTCGTGAGTTTACGGACCATATTATGATGACGGCCTTGGCCAGAGCGCTTGAGGTACCCCTCAGACTGGAGCGGCTCCATGGAGTAGGATCTGATGAAGATAACATCTACACTGGGCCTGGAGATGTGAGTGTGACGTTGCTGTACACGGGTAATCACTACGACGTCATCTACCCACGTCCTGTGCTGGTAGAACATCCTGCTGATTAG